A single genomic interval of Hevea brasiliensis isolate MT/VB/25A 57/8 chromosome 4, ASM3005281v1, whole genome shotgun sequence harbors:
- the LOC110662380 gene encoding DNA polymerase eta isoform X1, with product MPLARPESLDSRIIAHIDMDCFYVQVEQRKQPHLRGLPTAVVQYNEWKGGALIAVSYEARKFGVKRSMRGDEAKQVCPQIQLVQVPVARGKADLNAYRNAGSEVVSILARKGRCERASIDEVYLDLTDSAEAMLKESPPHSLESIDAEALKSHVLGLKNENGHDAKEKVREWLCRSDTDHREKLLACGAIIVAELRMQVLKATEFTCSAGIAHNKMLAKLTSGMNKPAQQTVVPFSSVKALLDSLPIKKMKQLGGKLGTSLQNDLGVNTVGGLLQFSEEKLQDRYGINTGTWLWNIARGINGEEVQVRLLPKSHGSGKSFPGPRALKTIVSVQHWINQLGDELSERLCFDLEQNKRMAHTLTLHASAYKLSDSDSHKKFPSKSCPLRYGTAKIQEDAFNLFQAGLREYLGSCGVKIQGSNHNGWGITALSVSASKIVAVPSGTCSIMKYFQGQYPSHSSSKQTPDTFIQESAPLSSSGFMSGTESYSELKSAEPQSDYNFPCLDLQGQKISESRDKDSFCSSPKQAKDGFALETSQPTSQPLPSGGESCSAVNQSNSRGCFFRDDTRVILPKLEQQEQKRNALEDKGTILKFFKKSNPSCSKPKLENVGVVQELNLGLEANEVELPKESLLLAECSTNDCRHSLSQNVHREAWHYKIDEIDPSVIDELPQEIQDEVRSWLRPRKRPNTVKQGLTIAHYFPPTKAT from the exons ATGCCGCTGGCTAGACCCGAATCATTGGATTCCAGAATCATTGCTCACATTGACATGGATTGCTTCTACGTTCAAG TGGAGCAGCGGAAGCAGCCACATTTAAGGGGTTTGCCTACTGCTGTTGTGCAGTACAATGAGTGGAAAGGTGGAGCTTTGATTGCTGTTAGCTATGAGGCTCGAAAATTTGGAGTGAAGCG ttccaTGCGAGGTGATGAAGCAAAGCAAGTATGCCCTCAAATTCAGTTGGTCCAAGTCCCTGTAGCACGTGGTAAAGCTGACTTGAATGCTTACCGCAATGCTGGTTCTGAG GTGGTTTCCATTCTTGCAAGGAAGGGTCGATGTGAGAGGGCTTCCATTGATGAAGTTTATCTTGATCTTACTGATTCTGCAGAAGCTATGCTAAAAGAAAGTCCTCCGCATAGCTTGGAATCAATAGATGCGGAAGCTCTCAAATCACATGTTTTGGGGCTTAAGAATGAG AATGGACATGATGCGAAAGAAAAGGTAAGGGAGTGGCTATGTAGGAGTGATACTGATCACCGGGAGAAGTTATTAGCTTGTGGGGCCATCATAGTTGCAGAACTTAGAATGCAAGTTTTGAAGGCTACTGAATTTACTTGTTCTGCTGGCATTGCTCATAACAAG ATGCTGGCCAAACTTACAAGTGGTATGAATAAACCTGCACAACAAACTGTTGTGCCCTTCTCATCTGTGAAAGCATTGCTTGATTCGTTGCCAATCAAGAAAAT GAAACAGCTCGGAGGGAAACTGGGGACTTCCTTACAAAATGACCTGGGTGTAAACACTGTTGGAGGCCTGCTGCAGTTTTCAGAGGAGAAGCTACAAGATCGTTATGGCATAAATACAGG TACCTGGTTGTGGAACATTGCTAGAGGGATCAATGGGGAAGAAGTTCAGGTACGCCTTCTTCCTAAGAGCCATGGTTCTGGCAAGTCATTTCCGGGTCCTCGGGCTTTAAAGACAATTGTTTCT GTCCAGCACTGGATCAATCAACTCGGTGACGAGCTCAGTGAACGTCTATGCTTTGATTTGGAACAAAACAAGCGGATGGCACACACCCTTACCTTGCATGCAAGTGCATACAAG TTGAGTGACTCAGATTCACATAAGAAGTTCCCTTCAAAATCTTGCCCTTTGAGGTATGGGACTGCCAAGATTCAAGAAGATGCATTCAACCTGTTTCAAGCTGGATTACGTGAGTATTTGGGCTCGTGTGGAGTAAAAATTCAAGGAAGTAATCACAATGGATGGGGAATAACAGCTCTTTCTGTTTCAGCAAGTAAAATTGTTGCTGTACCTTCT GGAACATGTTCAATCATGAAATATTTTCAAGGCCAGTATCCATCCCACTCATCTTCAAAGCAAACTCCAGATACCTTCATCCAAGAATCTGCACCACTATCGTCATCAG GCTTCATGTCAGGTACTGAAAGCTATTCAGAACTGAAATCAGCTGAGCCACAAAGTGACTATAATTTTCCTTGTTTGGATCTACAAGGACAGAAAATCAGTGAATCGAGAGATAAA GATTCATTTTGCTCTTCGCCCAAACAAGCAAAAGATGGCTTTGCCCTAGAAACTTCACAGCCAACTTCACAGCCATTACCCTCAG GTGGTGAAAGTTGTTCAGCAGTAAACCAAAGCAACTCACGGGGATGTTTCTTTAGGGATGACACTAGGGTTATACTGCCTAAATTAGAACAACAGGAACAGAAAAGAAATGCCTTGGAAGACAAG GGCACAATCCTCAAGTTCTTCAAGAAGAGCAATCCCTCTTGCTCTAAACCAAAACTGGAGAATGTTGGCGTGGTTCAAG AGTTGAATTTAGGTTTAGAAGCGAATGAAGTTGAGCTGCCAAAGGAGAGTCTTCTTCTTGCAGAGTGCAGCACAAATGATTGCAGACATAGTTTAAGTCAGAATGTACATAGAGAAGCATGGCATTACAAGATTGATGAGATTGACCCATCAGTGATTGATGAGTTACCACAAGAAATCCAAGATGAAGTTCGGTCTTGGCTTCGGCCTCGCAAGCGGCCTAATACAGTTAAACAAGGTTTGACCATAGCCCATTATTTCCCTCCAACTAAAGCAACATAG
- the LOC110662380 gene encoding DNA polymerase eta isoform X6: MPLARPESLDSRIIAHIDMDCFYVQVEQRKQPHLRGLPTAVVQYNEWKGGALIAVSYEARKFGVKRSMRGDEAKQVCPQIQLVQVPVARGKADLNAYRNAGSEVVSILARKGRCERASIDEVYLDLTDSAEAMLKESPPHSLESIDAEALKSHVLGLKNENGHDAKEKVREWLCRSDTDHREKLLACGAIIVAELRMQVLKATEFTCSAGIAHNKMLAKLTSGMNKPAQQTVVPFSSVKALLDSLPIKKMKQLGGKLGTSLQNDLGVNTVGGLLQFSEEKLQDRYGINTGTWLWNIARGINGEEVQVRLLPKSHGSGKSFPGPRALKTIVSVQHWINQLGDELSERLCFDLEQNKRMAHTLTLHASAYKLSDSDSHKKFPSKSCPLRYGTAKIQEDAFNLFQAGLREYLGSCGVKIQGSNHNGWGITALSVSASKIVAVPSGTCSIMKYFQGQYPSHSSSKQTPDTFIQESAPLSSSGFMSGTESYSELKSAEPQSDYNFPCLDLQGQKISESRDKEIYCF; the protein is encoded by the exons ATGCCGCTGGCTAGACCCGAATCATTGGATTCCAGAATCATTGCTCACATTGACATGGATTGCTTCTACGTTCAAG TGGAGCAGCGGAAGCAGCCACATTTAAGGGGTTTGCCTACTGCTGTTGTGCAGTACAATGAGTGGAAAGGTGGAGCTTTGATTGCTGTTAGCTATGAGGCTCGAAAATTTGGAGTGAAGCG ttccaTGCGAGGTGATGAAGCAAAGCAAGTATGCCCTCAAATTCAGTTGGTCCAAGTCCCTGTAGCACGTGGTAAAGCTGACTTGAATGCTTACCGCAATGCTGGTTCTGAG GTGGTTTCCATTCTTGCAAGGAAGGGTCGATGTGAGAGGGCTTCCATTGATGAAGTTTATCTTGATCTTACTGATTCTGCAGAAGCTATGCTAAAAGAAAGTCCTCCGCATAGCTTGGAATCAATAGATGCGGAAGCTCTCAAATCACATGTTTTGGGGCTTAAGAATGAG AATGGACATGATGCGAAAGAAAAGGTAAGGGAGTGGCTATGTAGGAGTGATACTGATCACCGGGAGAAGTTATTAGCTTGTGGGGCCATCATAGTTGCAGAACTTAGAATGCAAGTTTTGAAGGCTACTGAATTTACTTGTTCTGCTGGCATTGCTCATAACAAG ATGCTGGCCAAACTTACAAGTGGTATGAATAAACCTGCACAACAAACTGTTGTGCCCTTCTCATCTGTGAAAGCATTGCTTGATTCGTTGCCAATCAAGAAAAT GAAACAGCTCGGAGGGAAACTGGGGACTTCCTTACAAAATGACCTGGGTGTAAACACTGTTGGAGGCCTGCTGCAGTTTTCAGAGGAGAAGCTACAAGATCGTTATGGCATAAATACAGG TACCTGGTTGTGGAACATTGCTAGAGGGATCAATGGGGAAGAAGTTCAGGTACGCCTTCTTCCTAAGAGCCATGGTTCTGGCAAGTCATTTCCGGGTCCTCGGGCTTTAAAGACAATTGTTTCT GTCCAGCACTGGATCAATCAACTCGGTGACGAGCTCAGTGAACGTCTATGCTTTGATTTGGAACAAAACAAGCGGATGGCACACACCCTTACCTTGCATGCAAGTGCATACAAG TTGAGTGACTCAGATTCACATAAGAAGTTCCCTTCAAAATCTTGCCCTTTGAGGTATGGGACTGCCAAGATTCAAGAAGATGCATTCAACCTGTTTCAAGCTGGATTACGTGAGTATTTGGGCTCGTGTGGAGTAAAAATTCAAGGAAGTAATCACAATGGATGGGGAATAACAGCTCTTTCTGTTTCAGCAAGTAAAATTGTTGCTGTACCTTCT GGAACATGTTCAATCATGAAATATTTTCAAGGCCAGTATCCATCCCACTCATCTTCAAAGCAAACTCCAGATACCTTCATCCAAGAATCTGCACCACTATCGTCATCAG GCTTCATGTCAGGTACTGAAAGCTATTCAGAACTGAAATCAGCTGAGCCACAAAGTGACTATAATTTTCCTTGTTTGGATCTACAAGGACAGAAAATCAGTGAATCGAGAGATAAA GAGATCTATTGTTTTTAG
- the LOC110662380 gene encoding DNA polymerase eta isoform X7: MPLARPESLDSRIIAHIDMDCFYVQVEQRKQPHLRGLPTAVVQYNEWKGGALIAVSYEARKFGVKRSMRGDEAKQVCPQIQLVQVPVARGKADLNAYRNAGSEVVSILARKGRCERASIDEVYLDLTDSAEAMLKESPPHSLESIDAEALKSHVLGLKNENGHDAKEKVREWLCRSDTDHREKLLACGAIIVAELRMQVLKATEFTCSAGIAHNKMLAKLTSGMNKPAQQTVVPFSSVKALLDSLPIKKMKQLGGKLGTSLQNDLGVNTVGGLLQFSEEKLQDRYGINTGTWLWNIARGINGEEVQVRLLPKSHGSGKSFPGPRALKTIVSVQHWINQLGDELSERLCFDLEQNKRMAHTLTLHASAYKLSDSDSHKKFPSKSCPLRYGTAKIQEDAFNLFQAGLREYLGSCGVKIQGSNHNGWGITALSVSASKIVAVPSGTCSIMKYFQGQYPSHSSSKQTPDTFIQESAPLSSSGTESYSELKSAEPQSDYNFPCLDLQGQKISESRDKEIYCF; this comes from the exons ATGCCGCTGGCTAGACCCGAATCATTGGATTCCAGAATCATTGCTCACATTGACATGGATTGCTTCTACGTTCAAG TGGAGCAGCGGAAGCAGCCACATTTAAGGGGTTTGCCTACTGCTGTTGTGCAGTACAATGAGTGGAAAGGTGGAGCTTTGATTGCTGTTAGCTATGAGGCTCGAAAATTTGGAGTGAAGCG ttccaTGCGAGGTGATGAAGCAAAGCAAGTATGCCCTCAAATTCAGTTGGTCCAAGTCCCTGTAGCACGTGGTAAAGCTGACTTGAATGCTTACCGCAATGCTGGTTCTGAG GTGGTTTCCATTCTTGCAAGGAAGGGTCGATGTGAGAGGGCTTCCATTGATGAAGTTTATCTTGATCTTACTGATTCTGCAGAAGCTATGCTAAAAGAAAGTCCTCCGCATAGCTTGGAATCAATAGATGCGGAAGCTCTCAAATCACATGTTTTGGGGCTTAAGAATGAG AATGGACATGATGCGAAAGAAAAGGTAAGGGAGTGGCTATGTAGGAGTGATACTGATCACCGGGAGAAGTTATTAGCTTGTGGGGCCATCATAGTTGCAGAACTTAGAATGCAAGTTTTGAAGGCTACTGAATTTACTTGTTCTGCTGGCATTGCTCATAACAAG ATGCTGGCCAAACTTACAAGTGGTATGAATAAACCTGCACAACAAACTGTTGTGCCCTTCTCATCTGTGAAAGCATTGCTTGATTCGTTGCCAATCAAGAAAAT GAAACAGCTCGGAGGGAAACTGGGGACTTCCTTACAAAATGACCTGGGTGTAAACACTGTTGGAGGCCTGCTGCAGTTTTCAGAGGAGAAGCTACAAGATCGTTATGGCATAAATACAGG TACCTGGTTGTGGAACATTGCTAGAGGGATCAATGGGGAAGAAGTTCAGGTACGCCTTCTTCCTAAGAGCCATGGTTCTGGCAAGTCATTTCCGGGTCCTCGGGCTTTAAAGACAATTGTTTCT GTCCAGCACTGGATCAATCAACTCGGTGACGAGCTCAGTGAACGTCTATGCTTTGATTTGGAACAAAACAAGCGGATGGCACACACCCTTACCTTGCATGCAAGTGCATACAAG TTGAGTGACTCAGATTCACATAAGAAGTTCCCTTCAAAATCTTGCCCTTTGAGGTATGGGACTGCCAAGATTCAAGAAGATGCATTCAACCTGTTTCAAGCTGGATTACGTGAGTATTTGGGCTCGTGTGGAGTAAAAATTCAAGGAAGTAATCACAATGGATGGGGAATAACAGCTCTTTCTGTTTCAGCAAGTAAAATTGTTGCTGTACCTTCT GGAACATGTTCAATCATGAAATATTTTCAAGGCCAGTATCCATCCCACTCATCTTCAAAGCAAACTCCAGATACCTTCATCCAAGAATCTGCACCACTATCGTCATCAG GTACTGAAAGCTATTCAGAACTGAAATCAGCTGAGCCACAAAGTGACTATAATTTTCCTTGTTTGGATCTACAAGGACAGAAAATCAGTGAATCGAGAGATAAA GAGATCTATTGTTTTTAG
- the LOC110662380 gene encoding DNA polymerase eta isoform X3 — MPLARPESLDSRIIAHIDMDCFYVQVEQRKQPHLRGLPTAVVQYNEWKGGALIAVSYEARKFGVKRSMRGDEAKQVCPQIQLVQVPVARGKADLNAYRNAGSEVVSILARKGRCERASIDEVYLDLTDSAEAMLKESPPHSLESIDAEALKSHVLGLKNENGHDAKEKVREWLCRSDTDHREKLLACGAIIVAELRMQVLKATEFTCSAGIAHNKMLAKLTSGMNKPAQQTVVPFSSVKALLDSLPIKKMKQLGGKLGTSLQNDLGVNTVGGLLQFSEEKLQDRYGINTGTWLWNIARGINGEEVQVRLLPKSHGSGKSFPGPRALKTIVSVQHWINQLGDELSERLCFDLEQNKRMAHTLTLHASAYKLSDSDSHKKFPSKSCPLRYGTAKIQEDAFNLFQAGLREYLGSCGVKIQGSNHNGWGITALSVSASKIVAVPSGTCSIMKYFQGQYPSHSSSKQTPDTFIQESAPLSSSGTESYSELKSAEPQSDYNFPCLDLQGQKISESRDKDSFCSSPKQAKDGFALETSQPTSQPLPSGGESCSAVNQSNSRGCFFRDDTRVILPKLEQQEQKRNALEDKGTILKFFKKSNPSCSKPKLENVGVVQELNLGLEANEVELPKESLLLAECSTNDCRHSLSQNVHREAWHYKIDEIDPSVIDELPQEIQDEVRSWLRPRKRPNTVKQGLTIAHYFPPTKAT; from the exons ATGCCGCTGGCTAGACCCGAATCATTGGATTCCAGAATCATTGCTCACATTGACATGGATTGCTTCTACGTTCAAG TGGAGCAGCGGAAGCAGCCACATTTAAGGGGTTTGCCTACTGCTGTTGTGCAGTACAATGAGTGGAAAGGTGGAGCTTTGATTGCTGTTAGCTATGAGGCTCGAAAATTTGGAGTGAAGCG ttccaTGCGAGGTGATGAAGCAAAGCAAGTATGCCCTCAAATTCAGTTGGTCCAAGTCCCTGTAGCACGTGGTAAAGCTGACTTGAATGCTTACCGCAATGCTGGTTCTGAG GTGGTTTCCATTCTTGCAAGGAAGGGTCGATGTGAGAGGGCTTCCATTGATGAAGTTTATCTTGATCTTACTGATTCTGCAGAAGCTATGCTAAAAGAAAGTCCTCCGCATAGCTTGGAATCAATAGATGCGGAAGCTCTCAAATCACATGTTTTGGGGCTTAAGAATGAG AATGGACATGATGCGAAAGAAAAGGTAAGGGAGTGGCTATGTAGGAGTGATACTGATCACCGGGAGAAGTTATTAGCTTGTGGGGCCATCATAGTTGCAGAACTTAGAATGCAAGTTTTGAAGGCTACTGAATTTACTTGTTCTGCTGGCATTGCTCATAACAAG ATGCTGGCCAAACTTACAAGTGGTATGAATAAACCTGCACAACAAACTGTTGTGCCCTTCTCATCTGTGAAAGCATTGCTTGATTCGTTGCCAATCAAGAAAAT GAAACAGCTCGGAGGGAAACTGGGGACTTCCTTACAAAATGACCTGGGTGTAAACACTGTTGGAGGCCTGCTGCAGTTTTCAGAGGAGAAGCTACAAGATCGTTATGGCATAAATACAGG TACCTGGTTGTGGAACATTGCTAGAGGGATCAATGGGGAAGAAGTTCAGGTACGCCTTCTTCCTAAGAGCCATGGTTCTGGCAAGTCATTTCCGGGTCCTCGGGCTTTAAAGACAATTGTTTCT GTCCAGCACTGGATCAATCAACTCGGTGACGAGCTCAGTGAACGTCTATGCTTTGATTTGGAACAAAACAAGCGGATGGCACACACCCTTACCTTGCATGCAAGTGCATACAAG TTGAGTGACTCAGATTCACATAAGAAGTTCCCTTCAAAATCTTGCCCTTTGAGGTATGGGACTGCCAAGATTCAAGAAGATGCATTCAACCTGTTTCAAGCTGGATTACGTGAGTATTTGGGCTCGTGTGGAGTAAAAATTCAAGGAAGTAATCACAATGGATGGGGAATAACAGCTCTTTCTGTTTCAGCAAGTAAAATTGTTGCTGTACCTTCT GGAACATGTTCAATCATGAAATATTTTCAAGGCCAGTATCCATCCCACTCATCTTCAAAGCAAACTCCAGATACCTTCATCCAAGAATCTGCACCACTATCGTCATCAG GTACTGAAAGCTATTCAGAACTGAAATCAGCTGAGCCACAAAGTGACTATAATTTTCCTTGTTTGGATCTACAAGGACAGAAAATCAGTGAATCGAGAGATAAA GATTCATTTTGCTCTTCGCCCAAACAAGCAAAAGATGGCTTTGCCCTAGAAACTTCACAGCCAACTTCACAGCCATTACCCTCAG GTGGTGAAAGTTGTTCAGCAGTAAACCAAAGCAACTCACGGGGATGTTTCTTTAGGGATGACACTAGGGTTATACTGCCTAAATTAGAACAACAGGAACAGAAAAGAAATGCCTTGGAAGACAAG GGCACAATCCTCAAGTTCTTCAAGAAGAGCAATCCCTCTTGCTCTAAACCAAAACTGGAGAATGTTGGCGTGGTTCAAG AGTTGAATTTAGGTTTAGAAGCGAATGAAGTTGAGCTGCCAAAGGAGAGTCTTCTTCTTGCAGAGTGCAGCACAAATGATTGCAGACATAGTTTAAGTCAGAATGTACATAGAGAAGCATGGCATTACAAGATTGATGAGATTGACCCATCAGTGATTGATGAGTTACCACAAGAAATCCAAGATGAAGTTCGGTCTTGGCTTCGGCCTCGCAAGCGGCCTAATACAGTTAAACAAGGTTTGACCATAGCCCATTATTTCCCTCCAACTAAAGCAACATAG
- the LOC110662380 gene encoding DNA polymerase eta isoform X4, whose product MPLARPESLDSRIIAHIDMDCFYVQVEQRKQPHLRGLPTAVVQYNEWKGGALIAVSYEARKFGVKRSMRGDEAKQVCPQIQLVQVPVARGKADLNAYRNAGSEVVSILARKGRCERASIDEVYLDLTDSAEAMLKESPPHSLESIDAEALKSHVLGLKNENGHDAKEKVREWLCRSDTDHREKLLACGAIIVAELRMQVLKATEFTCSAGIAHNKMLAKLTSGMNKPAQQTVVPFSSVKALLDSLPIKKMKQLGGKLGTSLQNDLGVNTVGGLLQFSEEKLQDRYGINTGTWLWNIARGINGEEVQVRLLPKSHGSGKSFPGPRALKTIVSVQHWINQLGDELSERLCFDLEQNKRMAHTLTLHASAYKLSDSDSHKKFPSKSCPLRYGTAKIQEDAFNLFQAGLREYLGSCGVKIQGSNHNGWGITALSVSASKIVAVPSGTCSIMKYFQGQYPSHSSSKQTPDTFIQESAPLSSSGTESYSELKSAEPQSDYNFPCLDLQGQKISESRDKDSFCSSPKQAKDGFALETSQPTSQPLPSGGESCSAVNQSNSRGCFFRDDTRVILPKLEQQEQKRNALEDKGTILKFFKKSNPSCSKPKLENVGVVQGLEANEVELPKESLLLAECSTNDCRHSLSQNVHREAWHYKIDEIDPSVIDELPQEIQDEVRSWLRPRKRPNTVKQGLTIAHYFPPTKAT is encoded by the exons ATGCCGCTGGCTAGACCCGAATCATTGGATTCCAGAATCATTGCTCACATTGACATGGATTGCTTCTACGTTCAAG TGGAGCAGCGGAAGCAGCCACATTTAAGGGGTTTGCCTACTGCTGTTGTGCAGTACAATGAGTGGAAAGGTGGAGCTTTGATTGCTGTTAGCTATGAGGCTCGAAAATTTGGAGTGAAGCG ttccaTGCGAGGTGATGAAGCAAAGCAAGTATGCCCTCAAATTCAGTTGGTCCAAGTCCCTGTAGCACGTGGTAAAGCTGACTTGAATGCTTACCGCAATGCTGGTTCTGAG GTGGTTTCCATTCTTGCAAGGAAGGGTCGATGTGAGAGGGCTTCCATTGATGAAGTTTATCTTGATCTTACTGATTCTGCAGAAGCTATGCTAAAAGAAAGTCCTCCGCATAGCTTGGAATCAATAGATGCGGAAGCTCTCAAATCACATGTTTTGGGGCTTAAGAATGAG AATGGACATGATGCGAAAGAAAAGGTAAGGGAGTGGCTATGTAGGAGTGATACTGATCACCGGGAGAAGTTATTAGCTTGTGGGGCCATCATAGTTGCAGAACTTAGAATGCAAGTTTTGAAGGCTACTGAATTTACTTGTTCTGCTGGCATTGCTCATAACAAG ATGCTGGCCAAACTTACAAGTGGTATGAATAAACCTGCACAACAAACTGTTGTGCCCTTCTCATCTGTGAAAGCATTGCTTGATTCGTTGCCAATCAAGAAAAT GAAACAGCTCGGAGGGAAACTGGGGACTTCCTTACAAAATGACCTGGGTGTAAACACTGTTGGAGGCCTGCTGCAGTTTTCAGAGGAGAAGCTACAAGATCGTTATGGCATAAATACAGG TACCTGGTTGTGGAACATTGCTAGAGGGATCAATGGGGAAGAAGTTCAGGTACGCCTTCTTCCTAAGAGCCATGGTTCTGGCAAGTCATTTCCGGGTCCTCGGGCTTTAAAGACAATTGTTTCT GTCCAGCACTGGATCAATCAACTCGGTGACGAGCTCAGTGAACGTCTATGCTTTGATTTGGAACAAAACAAGCGGATGGCACACACCCTTACCTTGCATGCAAGTGCATACAAG TTGAGTGACTCAGATTCACATAAGAAGTTCCCTTCAAAATCTTGCCCTTTGAGGTATGGGACTGCCAAGATTCAAGAAGATGCATTCAACCTGTTTCAAGCTGGATTACGTGAGTATTTGGGCTCGTGTGGAGTAAAAATTCAAGGAAGTAATCACAATGGATGGGGAATAACAGCTCTTTCTGTTTCAGCAAGTAAAATTGTTGCTGTACCTTCT GGAACATGTTCAATCATGAAATATTTTCAAGGCCAGTATCCATCCCACTCATCTTCAAAGCAAACTCCAGATACCTTCATCCAAGAATCTGCACCACTATCGTCATCAG GTACTGAAAGCTATTCAGAACTGAAATCAGCTGAGCCACAAAGTGACTATAATTTTCCTTGTTTGGATCTACAAGGACAGAAAATCAGTGAATCGAGAGATAAA GATTCATTTTGCTCTTCGCCCAAACAAGCAAAAGATGGCTTTGCCCTAGAAACTTCACAGCCAACTTCACAGCCATTACCCTCAG GTGGTGAAAGTTGTTCAGCAGTAAACCAAAGCAACTCACGGGGATGTTTCTTTAGGGATGACACTAGGGTTATACTGCCTAAATTAGAACAACAGGAACAGAAAAGAAATGCCTTGGAAGACAAG GGCACAATCCTCAAGTTCTTCAAGAAGAGCAATCCCTCTTGCTCTAAACCAAAACTGGAGAATGTTGGCGTGGTTCAAG GTTTAGAAGCGAATGAAGTTGAGCTGCCAAAGGAGAGTCTTCTTCTTGCAGAGTGCAGCACAAATGATTGCAGACATAGTTTAAGTCAGAATGTACATAGAGAAGCATGGCATTACAAGATTGATGAGATTGACCCATCAGTGATTGATGAGTTACCACAAGAAATCCAAGATGAAGTTCGGTCTTGGCTTCGGCCTCGCAAGCGGCCTAATACAGTTAAACAAGGTTTGACCATAGCCCATTATTTCCCTCCAACTAAAGCAACATAG